A genomic region of Streptomyces sp. R33 contains the following coding sequences:
- a CDS encoding acyl-CoA dehydrogenase family protein, translating to MQNQGATGHARPGPPSEEAELRDRVAEFVRSRVMPCEPVLDAGGPQAAAALRELQAQAKEEGLWALPLGIELGGQGLPLARYARIAEAEGASDHGPAALGSASLLDATMLRNHGSDRVRGLYPGRLAAAELRACYAMTEPDVPGTDPLRTATCAEEQPDGSWLVSGRKWFISGAAGADLVTVLARTDGEPGDREGLSLLVVPTGSPGFRVVRELPVFGATGQWEIEFEHVAVPADHLLGRRGQALAIAAERLRLGRTLRCLRWLGQAQRAFDLMCERANSRTGSRGPLAGHQLVQQHVFEALLALRTTRPLVHEAAAKIGAGEDAHVEVGLAKVAAARMLQQVADAAVQVHGAAGLGPDTPLPALLRTGRAARILDGPDELHLTSVARRVLRTYESHETS from the coding sequence GTGCAGAACCAAGGAGCTACGGGTCACGCCCGACCCGGACCGCCCTCGGAGGAGGCCGAGTTGCGGGACCGGGTGGCGGAGTTCGTCCGGAGCCGGGTCATGCCCTGCGAGCCCGTACTCGACGCGGGCGGCCCCCAGGCAGCCGCAGCCCTGCGGGAGTTGCAGGCGCAGGCGAAGGAGGAGGGCCTGTGGGCCCTGCCGCTCGGCATCGAACTGGGCGGCCAGGGGCTCCCCCTGGCCCGGTACGCCCGCATCGCCGAGGCCGAAGGAGCCAGCGACCACGGACCGGCGGCCCTCGGCTCCGCGTCCCTGCTCGACGCGACCATGCTGCGCAACCACGGCAGCGACCGGGTCCGCGGCCTGTACCCCGGGCGGCTGGCCGCCGCGGAGCTGCGCGCCTGTTACGCGATGACCGAACCGGACGTCCCGGGCACGGATCCGCTGCGCACGGCGACCTGCGCCGAGGAACAGCCGGACGGCAGTTGGCTCGTCAGCGGCCGCAAGTGGTTCATCTCGGGGGCGGCCGGGGCCGATCTGGTCACCGTCCTCGCACGGACCGACGGGGAGCCCGGCGACCGCGAGGGCCTCTCCCTCCTGGTGGTGCCGACCGGCTCCCCCGGCTTCCGCGTCGTACGCGAACTGCCCGTGTTCGGGGCGACCGGGCAGTGGGAGATCGAGTTCGAGCACGTCGCCGTACCCGCCGACCACCTCCTCGGCAGACGCGGGCAGGCCCTGGCCATCGCCGCGGAACGCCTCCGGCTGGGCCGCACCCTGCGCTGCCTGCGCTGGCTGGGCCAGGCCCAGCGCGCCTTCGACCTCATGTGCGAGCGCGCCAACTCCCGTACGGGGTCCCGCGGTCCGCTCGCCGGCCATCAGCTCGTGCAGCAGCACGTCTTCGAGGCGCTGCTCGCACTGCGGACCACCCGGCCGCTGGTCCACGAAGCCGCGGCCAAGATCGGAGCGGGCGAGGACGCGCACGTGGAGGTGGGACTGGCCAAGGTCGCCGCGGCCCGCATGCTCCAGCAGGTCGCGGACGCGGCCGTCCAGGTTCACGGCGCGGCGGGTCTCGGCCCCGACACCCCACTGCCCGCGCTCCTGCGCACCGGCCGCGCGGCCCGCATCCTCGACGGCCCGGACGAGCTCCACCTCACCTCGGTGGCCCGCCGGGTGCTGCGTACGTACGAGAGCCACGAGACGAGCTAG
- a CDS encoding VOC family protein, translated as MVKAIPDGYAELTAYLSVDGASEAIDFYTEAFGAKELARSTAPNGKIMHAQIRIGGTIVMLSDELREAGLLGPHSVGGTPVTLYLFVEDVDATFARALRAGAKQQREVQDHFFGDRAGQVIDPFGHRWTIATHIEDVPPEEFDQRAEAHMRKAAG; from the coding sequence ATGGTCAAAGCAATCCCGGACGGGTACGCGGAGCTGACGGCCTACCTGTCCGTCGACGGGGCGAGCGAGGCGATCGACTTCTACACCGAGGCCTTCGGTGCGAAGGAACTGGCCCGCTCCACCGCTCCCAACGGCAAGATCATGCACGCACAGATCCGGATCGGCGGCACGATCGTGATGCTGTCCGACGAGCTGCGGGAAGCCGGCCTGCTCGGCCCCCACTCCGTCGGCGGTACCCCGGTCACGCTGTACCTGTTCGTCGAGGACGTCGACGCCACCTTCGCCCGTGCCCTGCGGGCCGGCGCGAAGCAGCAGCGAGAAGTCCAGGACCACTTCTTCGGCGACCGGGCGGGGCAGGTCATCGACCCGTTCGGCCACCGGTGGACGATAGCCACCCACATCGAGGACGTGCCCCCGGAGGAGTTCGACCAGCGCGCCGAGGCGCACATGCGCAAGGCAGCCGGCTGA
- a CDS encoding sigma-70 family RNA polymerase sigma factor, producing MTPALHPRPTAAETTTAPARRTDGADESTTLLALAARDGDPDAVDRFVRALHRDVRRYVAYLSADPQAADDLTQETFLRALGSLHRFEGRSSARTWLLSIARRTVIDSLRHKAARPRISDRDDWQTAAERTQPRGLPGFEDGIALAELLGTIPAERRDVFVLTQVLGLPYAEAATALGCPIGTIRSRVARARTSLMELLTDAEAPALAASAA from the coding sequence ATGACCCCTGCCCTCCATCCCCGTCCGACCGCCGCCGAGACGACGACGGCACCCGCACGCCGTACGGACGGTGCCGACGAGTCGACCACCCTGCTGGCGCTCGCCGCGCGCGACGGCGACCCCGATGCGGTGGACCGCTTCGTACGCGCCCTGCACCGTGACGTCCGGCGCTACGTCGCGTACCTCAGCGCCGATCCGCAGGCGGCGGACGACCTCACGCAGGAGACGTTCCTGCGCGCCCTCGGCAGCCTGCACCGCTTCGAGGGCCGCTCCTCCGCCCGCACCTGGCTGCTGTCCATCGCCCGGCGCACCGTCATCGACAGCCTCCGCCACAAGGCGGCCCGTCCCAGGATCTCGGACCGGGACGACTGGCAGACCGCCGCCGAACGGACGCAGCCGCGCGGCCTGCCCGGGTTCGAGGACGGAATCGCCCTCGCCGAGCTGCTGGGCACGATCCCCGCCGAACGCCGTGACGTCTTCGTCCTCACGCAGGTCCTGGGCCTTCCGTACGCCGAGGCGGCGACCGCCCTCGGCTGCCCGATCGGCACGATCCGCTCCCGCGTGGCCCGCGCCCGCACGTCGCTGATGGAGCTCCTCACGGACGCCGAAGCGCCGGCCCTCGCGGCTTCGGCCGCCTGA
- a CDS encoding M1 family metallopeptidase — MSGQRTAASDPYFPDNGDSRYRVHRYELALEYRPGPNRLAGTARISAIAGRAPLTEFHLNLSEFKIGRILVNGRAPHYTHRGGKLRIRPAKPLPAGAAFTVEVHWAGNPKPVRSPWGGLGWEELSDGALVASQPVGAPSWYPCNDRPADKASYQISVNTPSAYTVVAGGRLLTRTTKASTTTWVYEQSAPTSSYLVGLSIGMYQTVLLGDPGLGGVPQSAHVPAHLLPQFSRDFARQPAMMQLFEELFGPYPFGEYAVVVADEELDVPVEAQGLSLFGANHVDGRRGSERLVAHELAHQWFGNSVSIADWRHIWLNEGFAKYAEWLWSERSGGRTAHALAAAAHRLLASQPLDLRLVDPGRKLMFDDRLYQRGGLVLHAVRCALGDGAFFRMLRDWATVHRHGVVTTAGFTQHVARYAGEPLDDLFSGWLYEPALPSLPSPPARLATPAKPAYPPTNGGAAHRGRTSA; from the coding sequence ATGAGCGGCCAGAGAACAGCGGCATCGGACCCGTACTTCCCGGACAACGGCGACTCCCGTTACCGCGTGCACCGGTACGAACTCGCTCTGGAGTACCGTCCCGGCCCCAACCGGCTGGCCGGGACGGCCCGGATCAGTGCGATCGCCGGGCGGGCGCCCCTGACCGAGTTCCACCTGAACCTGTCCGAGTTCAAGATAGGCCGGATCCTGGTGAACGGCCGGGCCCCGCACTACACCCACCGGGGCGGAAAGCTCCGCATCCGGCCGGCCAAGCCGCTGCCCGCCGGCGCCGCCTTCACGGTGGAGGTGCACTGGGCGGGCAATCCGAAGCCGGTCCGCAGCCCGTGGGGCGGTCTCGGCTGGGAGGAGCTGAGTGACGGCGCGCTGGTGGCCAGCCAGCCGGTCGGCGCGCCCTCCTGGTACCCGTGCAACGACCGGCCCGCTGACAAGGCCTCGTACCAGATCTCGGTCAACACCCCGTCCGCCTATACGGTGGTGGCCGGCGGCCGCCTGCTCACCCGGACGACGAAGGCCAGCACGACCACCTGGGTGTACGAGCAGTCCGCGCCGACCTCCAGCTATCTGGTCGGGCTGTCCATCGGCATGTACCAGACGGTGCTGCTCGGCGACCCGGGTCTCGGCGGTGTCCCGCAGAGCGCCCACGTACCGGCACACCTGCTGCCGCAGTTCTCCCGCGACTTCGCCCGCCAGCCCGCCATGATGCAGTTGTTCGAGGAGCTGTTCGGGCCCTACCCGTTCGGCGAGTACGCGGTGGTCGTGGCCGACGAGGAACTCGACGTCCCGGTGGAGGCACAGGGGCTGTCCCTGTTCGGCGCCAACCACGTGGACGGCAGGCGCGGTTCGGAGCGCCTCGTCGCCCACGAGCTCGCGCACCAGTGGTTCGGCAACAGCGTGAGCATCGCCGACTGGCGGCACATCTGGCTGAACGAGGGCTTCGCGAAGTACGCCGAGTGGCTCTGGTCGGAGCGCTCCGGCGGCCGCACCGCACACGCGCTGGCCGCCGCCGCACACCGGCTGCTGGCCTCTCAGCCGCTGGATCTGCGTCTCGTCGACCCGGGCCGCAAGCTGATGTTCGACGACCGCCTGTACCAGCGCGGGGGTCTCGTCCTGCACGCGGTCCGCTGCGCCCTGGGGGACGGGGCGTTCTTCCGCATGCTCCGCGACTGGGCCACCGTGCACCGCCACGGCGTCGTGACCACCGCGGGCTTCACCCAGCACGTGGCCCGCTATGCGGGCGAGCCGCTGGACGACCTGTTCTCGGGCTGGCTGTACGAACCGGCCCTCCCGTCGCTGCCGTCGCCGCCCGCACGGCTGGCGACACCGGCGAAGCCGGCGTACCCGCCCACGAACGGCGGGGCCGCGCACCGCGGCCGGACCTCCGCCTGA
- a CDS encoding sugar ABC transporter permease, with protein MTTPSSWAGRALADVLDRAAVTRAETGDRFPLYADPDTGRWTTTGRGAWTGGFWAGLLWLRARHTGGAQDRAAASACTARLAEWVEADTATRGLILWYGTALADADTGARELRTRAAKAALAALDPELGLVPWGSAFGGPRLLARADGVPGMVALLAAGGPQGARAAASHLHRHLDLCLGGGGRVVPAREFTAEVGWQACEEPASGWSRGSAWLLLAVADALHRPEVARSAPERLAAVAERLADAWTRPGTPLVPLADEAQPAGPLDTSAAAIAAVALLKLARVPGCRAAQYAYRAAAILERLVGEHLTRGMLLDGCYDAGQGVAVRHELIWGDFFLALGLSALTGLVGIRDV; from the coding sequence GTGACCACCCCGTCGAGCTGGGCCGGGCGGGCGCTGGCCGACGTACTCGACCGGGCTGCCGTCACCCGCGCCGAGACCGGTGACCGGTTCCCGCTGTACGCCGACCCGGACACCGGCCGCTGGACGACCACCGGCCGCGGCGCGTGGACCGGCGGGTTCTGGGCGGGGCTGCTGTGGCTGCGGGCCCGGCACACCGGCGGCGCGCAGGACCGGGCGGCCGCTTCCGCCTGCACCGCACGGCTGGCCGAGTGGGTGGAGGCCGACACCGCCACGCGCGGGCTGATCCTCTGGTACGGGACGGCGCTCGCAGACGCAGACACCGGGGCGCGGGAGCTGCGGACCCGGGCGGCCAAGGCCGCTCTCGCCGCGCTGGACCCCGAACTCGGGCTGGTGCCCTGGGGATCGGCGTTCGGCGGCCCCCGGCTGCTGGCCCGGGCCGACGGCGTACCGGGCATGGTGGCGCTGCTCGCCGCCGGGGGCCCGCAGGGCGCCCGGGCCGCCGCGTCGCACCTGCACCGGCACCTCGACCTGTGCCTCGGCGGAGGCGGACGCGTCGTACCGGCCCGGGAGTTCACGGCAGAGGTGGGCTGGCAGGCGTGCGAGGAGCCTGCGTCCGGCTGGAGCCGGGGCAGCGCGTGGCTGCTGCTGGCCGTGGCCGACGCCCTGCACCGCCCCGAGGTCGCCCGCAGCGCCCCGGAGCGGCTGGCGGCCGTCGCGGAGCGACTGGCCGACGCGTGGACGCGGCCCGGCACCCCGCTCGTCCCCCTGGCCGACGAGGCGCAGCCCGCGGGCCCGCTGGACACCTCCGCCGCCGCCATCGCGGCGGTGGCGCTGCTGAAACTCGCCCGCGTACCGGGCTGCCGGGCCGCGCAGTACGCGTACAGGGCGGCGGCGATCCTGGAGCGCCTGGTGGGCGAGCACCTGACCCGGGGCATGCTGCTGGACGGCTGCTACGACGCGGGCCAGGGTGTCGCGGTGAGGCACGAGCTGATCTGGGGCGACTTCTTCCTGGCGCTCGGCCTGTCCGCGCTGACCGGACTGGTCGGGATCCGGGACGTCTAG
- a CDS encoding Pls/PosA family non-ribosomal peptide synthetase, producing the protein MAATPERGEMTLLDDGDPFDESGKSARFSAGPAAPTRTLVDIFEASVRACPDELALDDGTARLTYRALAAEVERRRRALEAAGVGLGDRVGVRVPSGTNELYAAILAVLAAGAAYVPVDAEDPDERAELVFAEAGVRAVLGAGGRIEATGPADAAVPAARPGPEHDAWVIFTSGSTGKPKGVAVSHRSAAAFVDAEAALFLSEEPIGPGDRVMAGLSVAFDASCEEMWLAWRYGACLVPVPRSQVRSGADLGPWLVDQEITVVSTVPTLAALWEPEALNEVRLLIFGGEACPPELTQRLVTEGREVWNTYGPTEATVVACASLLTGEEPIRIGLPLNGWELAVVDESGEPVPMGGSGQLVIGGVGLARYLDPEKDAEKYAPLESLGWERAYRSGDLVRAEPEGLVFLGRGDEQIKLGGRRIELGEVDAALQALPGVAGAAAAVRTARSGNQLLVGYLVAQEGWDHAAAVERLRAELPAALVPLLAPVEELPTRTSGKVDRDALPWPLPELETTGPAEQLYGTEAWLAEQWSETLGVAVTSAADDFFAIGGSSLAAAQLTTRLRTRYPRAAVLDIYQQPTLRKLARRLEKSVREDDAARTVAPVPLRTKVVQSLLLLPLFTLVGLRWTVALLALGNALHWFGAYPWAPTASWWLVVPGAALLFSPPGRLAIAAGGARLLLRGVKAGRYPRGGSVHLRLWTAERLAEYVGATSLTGSWLERYARALGAKIGPEVDLHSLPPVTGMLKLGRGSAVESEVDLCGHWLDGDRLEIGPVKVGAGAVVGTRSMLFPGARVGKRAEVAPGSAVVGQIPTGQRWAGAPAVKLGRAKRNWPKERPPRGLPWRAAYGAAGFGLTALPVLATVPALLVVSRFVPAGAGLVEALRGALIALVPGALAYGFTYALLLLVSVRLLSLGLRTGTHPTHSRVGWQAWTVTQLMDLSRETLFPLYAGLITPVWLRLLGMKIGRGAEVSTVLALPSLTTVGEGAFLADDTLTAPYELGGGWMRIGHSQIGRRAFLGNSGMTAPGRTVPDDGLVGVLSATPKKAKKGSSYLGLPPVRLPRSAADADQSRTYDPPARLLWARGLVELCRMIPVFCSAALAVLTVAALCALGTASRLGTWEAALLSGVVLLSAGVAAGAVSVAAKWLLVGRHRAGEHPLWSSFVWRNELADTFVEVLAVPWLAGPVPGTPLLNLWLRGLGARIGRGVWCESYWLPETDLVVLGDAVSVNRGCVLQTHLFHDRILRTDTVVLREGATLGPGGIVLPGTTVGAHSTLGPASLVMAGESVPADTRWLGNPIEAWRT; encoded by the coding sequence ATGGCAGCCACACCTGAGCGCGGTGAAATGACCCTGCTCGACGACGGGGACCCGTTCGACGAGTCCGGCAAATCCGCCCGGTTCTCGGCCGGGCCCGCCGCCCCGACGCGCACCCTCGTGGACATCTTCGAAGCCTCCGTACGGGCCTGCCCCGACGAGCTCGCCCTGGACGACGGCACCGCCCGGCTGACCTACCGGGCGCTGGCCGCCGAGGTCGAACGCCGCAGGCGCGCCCTCGAGGCCGCCGGGGTGGGCCTCGGCGACCGGGTCGGCGTACGCGTGCCGTCCGGGACCAACGAGCTGTACGCGGCCATCCTCGCCGTGCTCGCCGCCGGCGCCGCCTATGTGCCCGTCGATGCCGAGGACCCGGACGAGCGGGCCGAGCTGGTCTTCGCCGAGGCAGGGGTGCGGGCGGTGCTGGGTGCCGGAGGGCGCATCGAGGCCACCGGCCCCGCGGACGCCGCCGTGCCGGCCGCGCGGCCCGGCCCCGAGCACGACGCGTGGGTCATCTTCACCTCCGGGTCCACCGGCAAGCCCAAGGGCGTCGCCGTCAGCCACCGCAGCGCCGCCGCGTTCGTGGACGCCGAGGCCGCGCTGTTCCTCAGCGAGGAGCCGATCGGCCCCGGCGACCGGGTCATGGCCGGCCTGTCCGTCGCCTTCGACGCCTCCTGCGAGGAGATGTGGCTGGCCTGGCGCTACGGCGCCTGCCTGGTGCCCGTCCCCCGCTCTCAGGTGCGCAGCGGCGCCGACCTCGGCCCCTGGCTGGTGGACCAGGAGATCACCGTGGTCTCCACCGTGCCGACCCTGGCCGCGCTCTGGGAGCCCGAAGCCCTCAACGAGGTCCGGCTGCTGATCTTCGGCGGTGAGGCCTGCCCGCCCGAGCTGACCCAGCGCCTGGTCACCGAGGGCCGCGAGGTCTGGAACACGTACGGCCCCACCGAGGCCACCGTCGTCGCCTGCGCCTCGCTCCTGACCGGGGAGGAGCCGATCCGCATCGGCCTCCCGCTGAACGGCTGGGAACTGGCCGTGGTCGACGAGTCCGGCGAGCCGGTGCCGATGGGCGGCAGCGGCCAGCTCGTGATCGGCGGCGTCGGCCTGGCCCGCTACCTCGACCCCGAGAAGGACGCCGAGAAGTACGCCCCGCTGGAATCCCTCGGCTGGGAGCGCGCCTACCGCAGCGGCGACCTGGTGCGCGCGGAGCCCGAGGGGCTCGTCTTCCTCGGCCGCGGCGACGAGCAGATCAAGCTCGGCGGCCGCCGGATCGAGCTGGGCGAGGTGGACGCCGCGCTCCAGGCCCTGCCGGGGGTGGCCGGCGCCGCCGCGGCCGTCCGTACGGCGCGCAGCGGCAACCAGCTGCTCGTCGGCTACCTGGTCGCCCAGGAGGGCTGGGACCACGCGGCGGCCGTCGAGCGGCTGCGCGCCGAGCTGCCCGCGGCCCTCGTACCGCTGCTCGCACCGGTCGAGGAGCTGCCGACCCGCACCTCCGGCAAGGTGGACCGCGACGCGCTGCCCTGGCCGCTGCCCGAGCTGGAGACCACGGGCCCGGCGGAGCAGCTGTACGGCACCGAGGCCTGGCTCGCCGAGCAGTGGAGCGAGACCCTCGGGGTGGCCGTCACGAGCGCCGCCGACGACTTCTTCGCGATCGGCGGCAGCAGCCTCGCCGCCGCACAGCTCACCACCCGGCTGCGCACCCGCTACCCGCGGGCGGCCGTCCTCGACATCTACCAGCAGCCGACCCTGCGCAAGCTGGCCCGGCGGCTGGAGAAGTCCGTACGGGAGGACGACGCGGCCCGGACCGTCGCGCCCGTTCCGCTGCGGACCAAGGTGGTGCAGTCGCTCCTGCTGCTGCCGCTGTTCACCCTGGTCGGTCTGCGCTGGACGGTGGCGCTGCTGGCCCTCGGCAACGCGCTGCACTGGTTCGGCGCGTATCCGTGGGCGCCGACCGCCTCGTGGTGGCTCGTCGTCCCCGGTGCGGCGCTGCTCTTCAGCCCGCCGGGCCGGCTCGCGATCGCGGCCGGCGGCGCGCGGCTTCTGCTGCGCGGGGTGAAGGCGGGGCGCTACCCGCGCGGGGGCAGCGTGCACCTGAGGCTGTGGACGGCCGAGCGGCTCGCCGAGTACGTCGGCGCGACCTCGCTCACCGGTTCCTGGCTGGAGCGGTACGCGCGGGCACTCGGCGCCAAGATCGGCCCCGAGGTGGACCTGCACTCGCTGCCGCCGGTGACCGGCATGCTCAAGCTCGGCCGCGGCAGCGCCGTGGAGTCCGAGGTGGACCTGTGCGGGCACTGGCTGGACGGGGACCGGCTCGAGATCGGCCCGGTCAAGGTCGGCGCGGGCGCGGTGGTCGGCACCCGCAGCATGCTGTTTCCCGGTGCGCGGGTCGGCAAGCGGGCCGAGGTGGCCCCCGGGTCCGCGGTGGTCGGGCAGATTCCGACGGGTCAGCGCTGGGCCGGCGCGCCCGCCGTGAAGCTCGGCAGGGCCAAGCGGAACTGGCCCAAGGAGCGCCCGCCGCGCGGGCTCCCCTGGCGGGCCGCGTACGGGGCGGCCGGCTTCGGTCTGACGGCGCTGCCGGTGCTCGCCACGGTGCCGGCGCTGCTCGTGGTGAGCCGGTTCGTGCCCGCCGGCGCCGGGCTCGTGGAGGCGCTGCGCGGAGCCCTGATCGCCCTGGTGCCCGGGGCGCTCGCGTACGGGTTCACGTACGCGCTGCTCCTGCTGGTCTCCGTACGTCTGCTCAGCCTCGGGCTGCGCACCGGGACCCATCCGACGCACAGCCGGGTCGGCTGGCAGGCCTGGACCGTCACCCAGCTGATGGACCTGTCCCGCGAGACGCTCTTCCCGCTGTACGCCGGGCTGATCACACCGGTGTGGCTGCGGCTGCTCGGCATGAAGATCGGCCGGGGCGCGGAGGTGTCGACCGTGCTCGCGCTGCCGAGCCTCACCACCGTCGGCGAAGGCGCGTTCCTCGCCGACGACACCCTGACCGCGCCCTACGAGCTGGGCGGCGGCTGGATGCGGATCGGCCACTCCCAGATCGGCCGCCGGGCGTTCCTCGGCAACTCCGGCATGACCGCGCCGGGCCGCACCGTACCGGACGACGGGCTGGTCGGCGTGCTGTCGGCGACCCCGAAGAAGGCCAAGAAGGGCAGTTCGTACCTGGGCCTGCCGCCGGTCCGGCTGCCGCGGTCCGCGGCCGACGCCGACCAGAGCCGGACGTACGACCCGCCCGCGCGGCTGCTGTGGGCGCGCGGGCTGGTGGAGCTGTGCCGGATGATCCCGGTGTTCTGCTCGGCCGCGCTGGCCGTCCTGACCGTGGCGGCGCTCTGCGCGCTGGGCACGGCGAGCCGGCTCGGGACCTGGGAAGCGGCGCTGCTGTCCGGAGTGGTGCTGCTGAGCGCCGGTGTGGCCGCGGGCGCGGTGTCCGTGGCCGCGAAGTGGCTGCTCGTGGGCCGGCACCGGGCGGGCGAGCACCCGCTGTGGAGCAGCTTCGTATGGCGCAACGAGCTGGCCGACACCTTCGTCGAGGTGCTGGCCGTGCCGTGGCTGGCCGGTCCGGTGCCCGGGACCCCGCTGCTGAACCTGTGGCTGCGCGGGCTCGGGGCGCGGATCGGCCGGGGCGTGTGGTGCGAGAGCTACTGGCTGCCCGAGACGGACCTGGTGGTGCTGGGCGACGCGGTCAGCGTGAACCGTGGCTGCGTGTTGCAGACTCACCTCTTCCACGACCGGATCTTGAGGACGGATACTGTGGTCCTCCGTGAGGGCGCCACCCTGGGCCCGGGCGGAATCGTCCTGCCCGGAACCACGGTCGGGGCCCACAGCACACTGGGTCCGGCCTCTCTCGTGATGGCCGGGGAATCCGTCCCCGCCGACACGCGTTGGCTGGGCAACCCGATCGAGGCATGGCGGACCTGA
- a CDS encoding MFS transporter yields the protein MAVRTTSAKAAGAAAEGRLTALLTAAMAFSMLQLFLLGALGPRLVGELGVSPTALGLTTTIGFATAAVLSPVGGRMVDRTGPRRSLVVLLLVSAAALALIGAAPGPGFLLAAVALGGLPQALANPATNKAVLAAVPPSRRGAVTGMKQSGVQLGAFAAGLPLAALAGGVGWRGAVWTASAAAVLAALWAHRALPADPPARAAAPHPSPVPRGAIAWLAAFSLFLGCGIASVNTYVALFGAQRLGMGPTAAAALVAVLGIAGIAGRVGWSKAARPGRAEWLPGLLAAGAVLAAGLLAAALYVRPLVWIAAVAVGVFAVSGNAVSMVLVMQRAAPGRAGQDSALVAAGFFAGFAVGPPLFGRLAEAGRYGPGWLLVAAEFGVACAVATTWALRERRRGTRTEVPA from the coding sequence GTGGCAGTACGGACGACCTCGGCGAAGGCGGCCGGGGCAGCGGCGGAGGGCCGCCTGACGGCGCTGCTGACCGCCGCCATGGCCTTCTCCATGCTGCAGCTGTTCCTGCTCGGCGCGCTCGGTCCGCGGCTCGTGGGCGAGTTGGGCGTCTCGCCCACCGCCCTCGGCCTGACGACGACGATCGGCTTCGCAACGGCGGCCGTTCTGTCACCGGTGGGCGGGCGCATGGTGGACCGGACGGGTCCGCGCCGCTCCCTCGTCGTCCTGCTGCTGGTGTCCGCGGCGGCGCTCGCGCTGATCGGCGCCGCGCCCGGGCCGGGGTTCCTCCTCGCCGCCGTCGCGCTGGGCGGACTGCCGCAGGCGCTCGCCAATCCCGCGACCAACAAGGCGGTCCTGGCCGCCGTTCCGCCTTCCCGGCGCGGGGCGGTGACCGGGATGAAGCAGTCCGGTGTGCAACTGGGCGCGTTCGCCGCCGGGTTGCCCCTGGCGGCGCTGGCCGGCGGGGTCGGCTGGCGCGGGGCGGTGTGGACGGCCTCCGCCGCGGCCGTCCTGGCCGCGCTCTGGGCGCATCGCGCCCTGCCCGCCGACCCGCCGGCCAGAGCGGCGGCGCCGCACCCGTCGCCGGTGCCGCGCGGCGCCATCGCCTGGCTGGCGGCCTTCTCCCTCTTCCTGGGCTGCGGAATCGCCTCGGTCAACACCTACGTGGCACTCTTCGGCGCCCAGCGGCTCGGCATGGGACCGACGGCGGCCGCAGCGCTGGTGGCGGTGCTCGGCATCGCGGGCATCGCCGGACGGGTGGGCTGGTCGAAGGCGGCCCGGCCGGGGCGCGCCGAGTGGCTGCCCGGCCTGCTGGCGGCCGGAGCGGTCCTCGCGGCCGGCCTGCTGGCCGCCGCACTGTACGTACGGCCGCTGGTCTGGATCGCGGCCGTCGCGGTCGGGGTGTTCGCCGTCTCCGGCAACGCCGTCTCGATGGTGCTGGTGATGCAGCGGGCCGCTCCCGGCCGGGCCGGGCAGGACTCCGCGCTGGTGGCGGCCGGCTTCTTCGCCGGGTTCGCGGTCGGTCCGCCGCTGTTCGGACGGCTGGCGGAAGCGGGCCGGTACGGGCCGGGCTGGCTGCTGGTCGCCGCCGAGTTCGGCGTGGCGTGCGCCGTCGCAACGACCTGGGCCCTACGCGAACGGAGGCGCGGCACGCGTACGGAGGTCCCGGCGTGA